The following are encoded together in the Microcaecilia unicolor chromosome 12, aMicUni1.1, whole genome shotgun sequence genome:
- the G0S2 gene encoding G0/G1 switch protein 2, with translation METMHELIPFAKEMLSQKPNRKMVKMYVLGSVLAFFGVVIGLVETVCSPFTSQESTEEEEAKKTPSPDLEQERAPSQRQEELILAKSKLQALGARSLATRGHAS, from the coding sequence ATGGAAACCATGCACGAGCTGATCCCCTTTGCCAAAGAAATGCTGAGCCAGAAACCCAACAGGAAGATGGTGAAGATGTACGTGCTGGGCAGCGTGCTGGCTTTCTTCGGGGTTGTTATCGGCTTGGTGGAGACCGTCTGCAGTCCCTTCACCTCCCAGGAGAGTACGGAAGAAGAAGAGGCGAAAAAAACTCCCAGTCCGGACCTGGAGCAGGAGCGGGCCCCCAGCCAGAGGCAAGAGGAGCTGATCCTGGCAAAAAGCAAATTGCAAGCTCTGGGTGCAAGAAGCTTGGCTACCCGGGGGCATGCTTCCTAG